A single region of the Salvia splendens isolate huo1 chromosome 18, SspV2, whole genome shotgun sequence genome encodes:
- the LOC121777535 gene encoding uncharacterized protein LOC121777535 isoform X2: protein MGNPIRRAVTSSGWHLRRTNETMRLIITTFVGIIFGFVLGVSFPTLSLTKVNLSSNIFPSVDLTYIEDKYSGLSTEALLNVWSALKGRRRFSCKYNNTKIWVPSNPRGAERLPPGILVADSDLYTRRLWGVPGEDLIVKPRYLMTFTVGYDQKDNIDAAVKKLSENFQVLLFHYDGRPSEWDEFEWSKRAIHVSVRKQTKWWYAKRFLHPDIVAPYDYIFIWDEDLGVENFNPEEYIKLVRKHGLDISQPGLSPNSGMTWEMTRRREDTEVHKDAEERPGWCTDPHQPPCAAFVEIMAPVFSRNAWRCVWHMIQNDLVHGWGLDFALRKCVEPAHEKIGVVDAQWIVHQTVPSLGNQGQEEEGKAPWEGVRERCKNEWTMFQDRWIEAEKVYFEAMGIDPPNSTIRY from the exons ATGGGTAATCCTATACGGAGAGCCGTGACTTCTAG TGGCTGGCATTTGAGAAGAACAAATGAAACAATGAGGCTAATCATAACCACTTTTGTGGGGATTATATTTGGCTTTGTTTTAGGCGTATCTTTTCCCACACTTTCATTGACTAAG GTTAACTTATCATCAAACATATTTCCTTCTGTTGATCTCACTTACATAGAGGACAAGTACTCAGGTCTCTCGACTGAAGCGCTTTTAAATGTATGGTCGGCTCTTAAAGGAAGGAGAAGATTCTCGTGCAAATACAACAACACTAAG ATCTGGGTTCCATCCAATCCTCGAGGTGCAGAGAGACTACCACCTGGCATTCTCGTAGCTGACTCTGATTTGTACACTCGCAGATTGTGGGGTGTTCCTGGCGAG GACCTAATTGTTAAGCCAAGATATCTCATGACCTTTACTGTTGGTTACGACCAGAAAGACAACATCGATGCTGCAGTAAAGAAG TTGTCAGAGAACTTCCAAGTTCTGTTGTTTCACTATGATGGCCGGCCAAGCGAATGGGATGAATTTGAGTGGTCTAAACGGGCTATACACGTGAGTGTGAGGAAGCAAACTAAATG GTGGTACGCGAAGAGATTCTTACATCCTGACATTGTGGCCCCATACGACTATATCTTCATCTGGGACGAAGATCTTGGAGTTGAGAACTTCAACCCAGAGGA ATATATAAAGCTAGTGAGGAAGCACGGGCTAGATATTTCACAGCCCGGTTTATCCCCCAACAGTGGTATGACGTGGGAGATGACGAGAAGGCGAGAAGACACCGAAGTCCATAA GGACGCGGAGGAAAGACCGGGCTGGTGCACGGACCCTCATCAGCCACCCTGTGCAGC TTTTGTCGAGATCATGGCCCCTGTTTTCTCCAGGAATGCTTGGCGCTGTGTCTGGCATATGATCCAG AATGACTTGGTCCATGGATGGGGCCTTGATTTTGCTCTTAGAAAATGTGTAGAG CCTGCTCATGAGAAAATAGGAGTAGTGGATGCTCAGTGGATAGTGCATCAAACTGTTCCATCACTTGGGAATCAG GGTCAAGAGGAGGAAGGAAAGGCGCCATGGGAGGGG GTGAGGGAGAGGTGTAAAAACGAGTGGACTATGTTTCAAGATCGGTGGATTGAAGCTGAGAAAGTATATTTTGAGGCCATGGGTATTGATCCTCCTAACTCCACGATTCGTTATTAG
- the LOC121777535 gene encoding uncharacterized protein LOC121777535 isoform X1, whose product MECGVGLNLKMDCLLVKEWNPKLYSVWYVKFGSSSTEIVSKMGNPIRRAVTSSGWHLRRTNETMRLIITTFVGIIFGFVLGVSFPTLSLTKVNLSSNIFPSVDLTYIEDKYSGLSTEALLNVWSALKGRRRFSCKYNNTKIWVPSNPRGAERLPPGILVADSDLYTRRLWGVPGEDLIVKPRYLMTFTVGYDQKDNIDAAVKKLSENFQVLLFHYDGRPSEWDEFEWSKRAIHVSVRKQTKWWYAKRFLHPDIVAPYDYIFIWDEDLGVENFNPEEYIKLVRKHGLDISQPGLSPNSGMTWEMTRRREDTEVHKDAEERPGWCTDPHQPPCAAFVEIMAPVFSRNAWRCVWHMIQNDLVHGWGLDFALRKCVEPAHEKIGVVDAQWIVHQTVPSLGNQGQEEEGKAPWEGVRERCKNEWTMFQDRWIEAEKVYFEAMGIDPPNSTIRY is encoded by the exons ATGGAATGTGGTGTTGGATTGAATCTGAAAATGGATTGTTTGCTTGTGAAGGAATGGAATCCTAAGCTATATAGTGTGTGGTATGTGAAATTTGGATCATCTTCTACAGAGATTGTGAGTAAAATGGGTAATCCTATACGGAGAGCCGTGACTTCTAG TGGCTGGCATTTGAGAAGAACAAATGAAACAATGAGGCTAATCATAACCACTTTTGTGGGGATTATATTTGGCTTTGTTTTAGGCGTATCTTTTCCCACACTTTCATTGACTAAG GTTAACTTATCATCAAACATATTTCCTTCTGTTGATCTCACTTACATAGAGGACAAGTACTCAGGTCTCTCGACTGAAGCGCTTTTAAATGTATGGTCGGCTCTTAAAGGAAGGAGAAGATTCTCGTGCAAATACAACAACACTAAG ATCTGGGTTCCATCCAATCCTCGAGGTGCAGAGAGACTACCACCTGGCATTCTCGTAGCTGACTCTGATTTGTACACTCGCAGATTGTGGGGTGTTCCTGGCGAG GACCTAATTGTTAAGCCAAGATATCTCATGACCTTTACTGTTGGTTACGACCAGAAAGACAACATCGATGCTGCAGTAAAGAAG TTGTCAGAGAACTTCCAAGTTCTGTTGTTTCACTATGATGGCCGGCCAAGCGAATGGGATGAATTTGAGTGGTCTAAACGGGCTATACACGTGAGTGTGAGGAAGCAAACTAAATG GTGGTACGCGAAGAGATTCTTACATCCTGACATTGTGGCCCCATACGACTATATCTTCATCTGGGACGAAGATCTTGGAGTTGAGAACTTCAACCCAGAGGA ATATATAAAGCTAGTGAGGAAGCACGGGCTAGATATTTCACAGCCCGGTTTATCCCCCAACAGTGGTATGACGTGGGAGATGACGAGAAGGCGAGAAGACACCGAAGTCCATAA GGACGCGGAGGAAAGACCGGGCTGGTGCACGGACCCTCATCAGCCACCCTGTGCAGC TTTTGTCGAGATCATGGCCCCTGTTTTCTCCAGGAATGCTTGGCGCTGTGTCTGGCATATGATCCAG AATGACTTGGTCCATGGATGGGGCCTTGATTTTGCTCTTAGAAAATGTGTAGAG CCTGCTCATGAGAAAATAGGAGTAGTGGATGCTCAGTGGATAGTGCATCAAACTGTTCCATCACTTGGGAATCAG GGTCAAGAGGAGGAAGGAAAGGCGCCATGGGAGGGG GTGAGGGAGAGGTGTAAAAACGAGTGGACTATGTTTCAAGATCGGTGGATTGAAGCTGAGAAAGTATATTTTGAGGCCATGGGTATTGATCCTCCTAACTCCACGATTCGTTATTAG